A genomic segment from Micromonospora echinaurantiaca encodes:
- the cysD gene encoding sulfate adenylyltransferase subunit CysD: protein MTAPAYQVSHLDALEAESIFVMREVVAEMERPVLLFSGGKDSIVMLRLAQKAFAPANIPFPVMHVDTGHNFPEVLEYRDQRVAELGLQLVVASVPEALASGLVRESADGMRNRIQTPVLLDAVEKHRFDALFGGARRDEEKARAKERVFSFRDEFGQWDPKNQRPELWALYNGRHHPGESIRVFPLSNWTELDVWHYIARERIALPSIYYAHEREVVERDGMLYAVNEFFRPRAGEERFKARVRYRTVGDASCTAAVRSDADTVEKVIEEVAATRITERGATRGDDRVSEAAMEDRKREGYF, encoded by the coding sequence GTGACCGCCCCCGCCTACCAGGTCTCGCACCTCGACGCGCTGGAGGCCGAGAGCATCTTCGTGATGCGCGAGGTGGTCGCCGAGATGGAGCGGCCGGTGCTGCTCTTCTCGGGCGGCAAGGACTCGATCGTGATGCTGCGGTTGGCTCAGAAGGCGTTCGCGCCGGCCAACATCCCCTTCCCCGTGATGCACGTGGACACCGGGCACAACTTCCCCGAGGTTCTCGAATACCGGGATCAGCGGGTCGCCGAGCTGGGCCTGCAGCTGGTGGTGGCGAGCGTGCCGGAGGCGTTGGCCAGCGGGCTGGTGCGCGAGTCGGCCGACGGCATGCGCAACCGGATCCAGACCCCGGTGCTCCTGGACGCGGTGGAGAAGCACCGCTTCGACGCGCTCTTCGGCGGCGCCCGCCGGGACGAGGAGAAGGCCCGGGCCAAGGAGCGGGTGTTCAGCTTCCGGGACGAGTTCGGCCAGTGGGATCCGAAGAACCAGCGTCCCGAACTGTGGGCGCTCTACAACGGCCGGCACCACCCGGGCGAGTCGATCCGGGTCTTCCCGCTGTCCAACTGGACGGAGCTGGACGTCTGGCACTACATCGCCCGGGAGCGGATCGCGCTGCCGTCGATCTACTACGCGCACGAGCGCGAGGTGGTCGAGCGGGACGGGATGCTCTACGCGGTCAACGAGTTCTTCCGGCCCCGGGCGGGTGAGGAGCGGTTCAAGGCGCGGGTGCGCTACCGCACGGTCGGCGACGCGTCCTGCACCGCCGCCGTCCGCTCGGACGCCGACACGGTGGAGAAGGTCATCGAGGAGGTCGCCGCCACCCGGATCACCGAGCGCGGCGCGACCCGGGGTGACGACCGGGTCAGCGAGGCCGCCATGGAGGACCGCAAGCGGGAGGGCTACTTCTGA
- a CDS encoding acyl-CoA desaturase, translating to MSTALLDPNNAAGPKPLTQGAQSPGILVALWAFVVIPFVALIAAVPVAWGGWLSWTDVAIALVWYVVSGLGITVGYHRYFTHGSFKAKRWLRIALAVSGSLAVQGEIIQWVADHRRHHAFSDQEGDPHSPWRFGESLGGLARGMFHAHVGWLFGRELSNRERFAPDLLADRDINRVDRLFPLLVSVSVLGPALMGGLLTWSWQGALTALFWGGLVRIALLHHVTWSINSVCHVYGERPFAVRQGDRASNFWPLAILSFGESWHNLHHADPTSARHGVLRGQVDISARVIWLFEKVGAAYDVRWPKPERIAAKLVKPVAER from the coding sequence ATGTCGACCGCTCTGCTGGACCCGAACAACGCCGCCGGCCCGAAGCCACTTACCCAGGGCGCCCAGTCTCCAGGCATCCTGGTCGCCCTCTGGGCGTTCGTCGTGATCCCCTTCGTGGCCCTGATCGCCGCCGTCCCGGTCGCCTGGGGCGGCTGGTTGAGCTGGACCGACGTCGCCATCGCGCTGGTCTGGTACGTGGTGTCCGGGCTCGGCATCACGGTCGGCTACCACCGCTACTTCACCCACGGCTCGTTCAAGGCCAAGCGGTGGCTGCGGATCGCCCTGGCGGTCTCCGGTTCGCTGGCGGTGCAGGGCGAGATCATCCAGTGGGTCGCCGACCACCGCCGCCACCACGCCTTCTCCGACCAGGAGGGCGATCCGCACTCGCCGTGGCGGTTCGGCGAGAGCCTCGGCGGGCTGGCCCGCGGCATGTTCCACGCCCACGTCGGCTGGCTCTTCGGCCGCGAACTGTCCAACCGGGAGCGCTTCGCGCCGGACCTGCTGGCCGACCGGGACATCAACCGGGTGGACCGGCTCTTCCCGCTGCTGGTCAGCGTCTCGGTGCTCGGCCCGGCGCTGATGGGCGGCCTGCTCACCTGGTCCTGGCAGGGCGCGCTCACCGCGCTCTTCTGGGGCGGCCTGGTGCGGATCGCCCTGCTGCACCACGTGACCTGGTCGATCAACTCGGTCTGCCACGTCTACGGTGAGCGCCCGTTCGCGGTGCGCCAGGGCGACCGGGCGTCCAACTTCTGGCCGCTGGCCATCCTGTCCTTCGGCGAGAGCTGGCACAACCTGCACCACGCCGACCCGACCAGCGCCCGGCACGGCGTGCTGCGCGGACAGGTGGACATCTCGGCCCGGGTGATCTGGCTGTTCGAGAAGGTCGGTGCGGCGTACGACGTGCGGTGGCCGAAGCCCGAACGGATCGCCGCGAAGCTCGTCAAGCCGGTCGCCGAGCGGTAA
- the pth gene encoding aminoacyl-tRNA hydrolase — translation MTDEAGPWLVVGLGNPGREYAGNRHNVGFMVADLLAGRLGAKFGRHKRAVAEVAEGRLGFGGPKLVLVKPLTYMNLSGGPVAALTQFYKVAPGQVVAVHDELDIGYGQLRVKCGGGEGGHNGLRSMSKSLGTKDYVRVRFGIGRPPGRQDPADYVLSDFGAVERKELEFLVDRAADVVESVVTRGVEPTQNLYHGS, via the coding sequence GTGACGGACGAGGCGGGGCCGTGGCTGGTGGTCGGCCTGGGCAACCCGGGCCGGGAGTACGCCGGTAACCGGCACAACGTCGGGTTCATGGTGGCCGACCTGCTGGCCGGGCGACTCGGCGCGAAGTTCGGCCGGCACAAGCGCGCGGTGGCGGAGGTGGCCGAGGGGCGGCTCGGCTTCGGCGGGCCGAAGCTGGTGCTGGTGAAGCCGCTGACCTACATGAACCTCTCCGGCGGGCCGGTGGCCGCGCTGACGCAGTTCTACAAGGTGGCGCCGGGCCAGGTGGTCGCGGTGCACGACGAGCTGGACATCGGCTACGGGCAGCTGCGGGTGAAGTGCGGCGGCGGCGAGGGCGGGCACAACGGCCTGCGGTCGATGTCGAAGTCGCTGGGCACCAAGGACTACGTCCGGGTGCGGTTCGGCATCGGCCGGCCGCCGGGGCGGCAGGACCCGGCCGACTACGTACTGTCGGATTTCGGCGCGGTCGAGCGCAAGGAGCTGGAGTTCCTGGTGGACCGGGCCGCGGACGTGGTGGAGTCGGTCGTCACCCGCGGCGTGGAGCCGACGCAGAACCTGTACCACGGGTCGTGA
- a CDS encoding ribose-phosphate diphosphokinase, translating to MGSIVAENRKSLMLFSGRAFPELAREIGEVLGVAPTPADAYEFANGEIFVRFKDSVRGSDAFVVQSVTHGVNTWVMETLIMIDALKRGSAKRITVVLPFYPYSRQDKKHRGREPISARLIADLLKTAGANRILTVDLHTAQIQGFFDGPVDHLFAMDVLAEYVQHKYAGRPMTVVAPDSGRVRVAERWTDRLGGCPLAFIHKTRDPLKPNQVVANRVVGEVEGRVCLIVDDMIDTGGTICRAADILRESGAADVVVASTHALLSDPATERLKNSPISEVVVTNTLPLPPEKQLDKLTVLSIAPLLARAIREVFDDGSVTTLFGGLS from the coding sequence ATGGGCAGCATCGTCGCCGAAAACCGCAAGAGCCTGATGCTCTTCTCCGGACGGGCCTTTCCGGAGCTGGCCAGGGAGATCGGCGAGGTGCTCGGCGTCGCGCCGACGCCGGCCGACGCGTACGAGTTCGCCAACGGTGAGATCTTCGTACGGTTCAAGGACTCGGTGCGTGGTTCGGACGCCTTCGTGGTGCAGTCCGTCACGCACGGGGTCAACACCTGGGTCATGGAGACCCTGATCATGATCGACGCGCTGAAGCGGGGTTCGGCGAAGCGGATCACCGTGGTCCTGCCGTTCTACCCGTACTCGCGGCAGGACAAGAAGCACCGGGGTCGGGAGCCGATCTCGGCCCGGCTGATCGCCGACCTGCTCAAGACCGCGGGCGCGAACCGGATCCTCACCGTCGACCTGCACACCGCGCAGATCCAGGGCTTCTTCGACGGCCCGGTGGACCACCTCTTCGCGATGGACGTGCTCGCCGAGTACGTCCAGCACAAGTACGCGGGCCGGCCGATGACCGTGGTGGCGCCGGACTCGGGCCGGGTGCGGGTGGCCGAGCGGTGGACGGACCGGCTGGGCGGCTGCCCGCTGGCCTTCATCCACAAGACCCGGGACCCGCTGAAGCCGAACCAGGTGGTGGCGAACCGGGTGGTCGGCGAGGTCGAGGGCCGGGTCTGCCTGATCGTCGACGACATGATCGACACCGGTGGCACGATCTGCCGGGCGGCGGACATCCTCCGGGAGTCCGGCGCGGCGGACGTGGTGGTCGCCTCCACCCACGCCCTGCTCTCCGACCCGGCGACCGAGCGGCTGAAGAACAGCCCGATCAGCGAGGTCGTGGTGACCAACACGCTGCCGCTGCCGCCAGAGAAGCAGCTCGACAAGCTCACCGTGCTGTCGATCGCGCCGCTGCTGGCCCGGGCGATCCGTGAGGTGTTCGACGACGGTTCGGTGACCACCCTGTTCGGCGGCCTGAGCTGA
- the glmU gene encoding bifunctional UDP-N-acetylglucosamine diphosphorylase/glucosamine-1-phosphate N-acetyltransferase GlmU, giving the protein MSQPHTRTVVVLAAGEGKRMKSALPKVLHPLLGRTLLGHVLTAAAPLGADRTVVVVGHGADQVRGHLTEVAPEATPVLQAEQLGTGHAVRIALDAAPDATGTVVVINGDVPLLRAETVAALVAAHEGAGAAATVLAAEVPDPTGLGRIVRNDEGRLERIVEERDATAAQRAIREINAGIYAFDAARLRDALGKLSTDNDQGEEYLTDVFGLLVSAGEPVAVHVAADHVETLGCNDRVELAGLRRLLRDRVNEAWMRTGVTLLDPDTTWIDVTVALDRDAVVDQNTQLRGGTVVGTGAVVGPDVTLIDTVVGAGATVLRSHAVGAEVGPGASVGPYAYLRPAARLAGKSKVGTFVEVKNSEVGEGAKVPHLSYVGDATIGAKANIGAATIFVNYDGVNKHRTVVGEGAFVGCDTSLIAPVEVGPGAYVAAGSAIAQDVPPGALGVTRAPHRNIEGWVARKRPGTVSAAAAERALRAAEGASGGAGAASEGEAIHGDAEAVGPASGGGDTATE; this is encoded by the coding sequence GTGTCCCAGCCCCACACCCGCACCGTCGTCGTGCTCGCCGCCGGTGAGGGCAAGCGGATGAAGTCGGCGCTGCCCAAGGTGCTGCACCCGCTGCTCGGCCGTACGCTGCTCGGCCACGTGCTGACCGCCGCCGCGCCGCTCGGCGCGGACCGCACGGTGGTCGTGGTCGGGCACGGCGCCGACCAGGTGCGCGGCCACCTGACCGAGGTCGCCCCGGAGGCCACCCCGGTGCTCCAGGCCGAGCAGCTTGGAACCGGGCACGCGGTCCGGATCGCGCTGGACGCGGCGCCGGACGCCACCGGCACCGTCGTCGTGATCAACGGGGACGTGCCGCTGCTCCGTGCGGAGACGGTGGCCGCGCTGGTGGCGGCGCACGAGGGTGCGGGCGCCGCGGCGACCGTGCTCGCCGCCGAGGTGCCCGACCCGACCGGCCTGGGCCGGATCGTCCGCAACGACGAGGGCCGGCTGGAGCGGATCGTCGAGGAGCGGGACGCCACCGCCGCGCAGCGCGCGATCCGCGAGATCAACGCCGGGATCTACGCGTTCGACGCGGCCCGGCTGCGGGACGCGCTGGGCAAGCTCTCCACCGACAACGACCAGGGCGAGGAGTACCTCACCGACGTCTTCGGCCTGCTGGTCTCGGCCGGCGAGCCGGTGGCGGTGCACGTCGCGGCCGACCACGTCGAGACGCTGGGCTGCAACGACCGGGTCGAGCTGGCCGGGCTGCGCCGGCTGCTGCGCGACCGGGTGAACGAGGCCTGGATGCGGACCGGTGTGACCCTGCTGGACCCGGACACGACCTGGATCGACGTGACCGTCGCGCTGGACCGGGACGCGGTGGTGGACCAGAACACCCAGCTCCGTGGCGGCACGGTGGTCGGCACCGGCGCGGTGGTCGGGCCGGACGTCACCCTGATCGACACCGTGGTCGGCGCGGGCGCGACAGTGCTGCGCAGCCACGCGGTGGGCGCCGAGGTCGGCCCGGGGGCCAGTGTCGGGCCGTACGCGTACCTGCGGCCGGCCGCGCGGCTGGCCGGGAAGTCGAAGGTCGGCACGTTCGTCGAGGTGAAGAACTCCGAGGTCGGCGAGGGCGCCAAGGTGCCGCACCTGTCGTACGTGGGTGACGCGACGATCGGGGCCAAGGCCAACATCGGCGCGGCGACGATCTTCGTGAACTACGACGGGGTGAACAAGCACCGGACGGTCGTCGGCGAGGGGGCCTTCGTCGGCTGCGACACCAGCCTGATCGCCCCGGTCGAGGTGGGTCCCGGGGCGTACGTGGCGGCGGGCAGCGCGATCGCCCAGGACGTGCCGCCCGGCGCGCTCGGGGTGACCCGGGCGCCGCACCGCAACATCGAGGGCTGGGTGGCCCGCAAGCGGCCCGGCACGGTCTCTGCGGCGGCGGCCGAGCGGGCGCTGCGGGCAGCGGAGGGTGCGTCGGGCGGGGCGGGTGCCGCAAGCGAAGGTGAGGCAATCCACGGTGATGCCGAGGCGGTGGGCCCGGCGTCCGGCGGGGGAGATACTGCAACCGAATAG
- a CDS encoding inositol monophosphatase family protein produces MGSPPMIDGAFARWLAARAGQALLALRAELGFADAGALKSAGDKVSHDLIRTELAQWRPGDAVLSEEDEGSRLAWAAEVNTGAVSRLTADRVWIVDPLDGTREFAEEGRSDWAVHVALWSRTAPTPHGLVAGAVALPAQQRVLATDYPPAYPPLTVEAAAAGGRRTIRLAASRSRPPVFLTDLAEDVGAHLVPMGSAGAKIAAVATGEVDAYIHAGGQYEWDSAAPVAVATATGLHASRIDGSALKYNEADPRLPDLLVCRADLAPRLLAALQRHSG; encoded by the coding sequence ATGGGCAGTCCTCCGATGATCGACGGCGCGTTCGCCCGCTGGCTGGCCGCCCGGGCCGGTCAGGCGCTGCTGGCGCTGCGGGCCGAGCTGGGGTTCGCGGACGCGGGAGCGCTGAAGTCGGCCGGCGACAAGGTCTCGCACGACCTGATCCGCACCGAGCTGGCGCAGTGGCGGCCGGGCGACGCGGTCCTTTCCGAGGAGGACGAGGGGTCGCGGCTGGCCTGGGCGGCGGAGGTGAACACCGGGGCGGTGTCCCGGTTGACCGCCGACCGGGTGTGGATCGTCGACCCGCTGGACGGCACCCGGGAGTTCGCCGAGGAGGGCCGTTCGGACTGGGCGGTGCACGTGGCGCTCTGGTCGCGTACCGCGCCGACGCCGCACGGGCTGGTCGCCGGGGCGGTGGCGTTGCCGGCGCAGCAGCGGGTGCTCGCGACCGACTACCCGCCGGCGTACCCGCCGCTGACGGTGGAGGCGGCGGCCGCGGGCGGGCGGCGGACCATCCGGTTGGCGGCGAGCCGGAGCCGGCCGCCGGTCTTCCTCACCGACCTGGCCGAGGACGTGGGGGCGCACCTGGTGCCGATGGGCTCGGCCGGCGCCAAGATCGCGGCGGTGGCGACCGGTGAGGTGGACGCCTACATCCACGCCGGTGGCCAGTACGAGTGGGATTCGGCGGCGCCGGTGGCTGTGGCGACGGCCACCGGGCTGCACGCTTCCCGGATCGATGGTTCTGCGCTGAAATACAACGAGGCGGATCCGCGCCTGCCCGACCTGCTGGTCTGTCGTGCGGATCTCGCTCCCCGGTTGCTTGCGGCGTTGCAGAGACATTCGGGGTAG
- a CDS encoding DUF4383 domain-containing protein, whose protein sequence is MAHTPVNHPARPIYRAIGGLTGLYLVVFGVLGIIASAGNEVLAQDDTRSIGQGTNLGFSLISVLLGLAVLAGTAIGRNIDVVLNQWLAYLLMAVSLAGLAFLQTEANIFNFSVATVIVLMVLSLVLLMVGMYGKVGTDEEREAFEKARLVL, encoded by the coding sequence ATGGCCCACACCCCCGTCAACCACCCCGCGCGGCCGATCTACCGGGCGATCGGCGGGCTCACCGGTCTGTACCTGGTCGTCTTCGGCGTGCTCGGCATCATCGCGAGCGCCGGCAACGAGGTCCTCGCCCAGGACGACACCCGGTCCATCGGGCAGGGCACCAACCTCGGCTTCTCGCTGATCAGCGTCCTGCTCGGGCTCGCCGTGCTGGCCGGCACCGCGATCGGCCGCAACATCGACGTGGTGCTCAACCAGTGGCTGGCGTACCTGCTGATGGCGGTCAGCCTGGCCGGGCTGGCGTTCCTGCAGACCGAGGCGAACATCTTCAACTTCAGCGTCGCAACCGTCATCGTGCTGATGGTGCTCAGCCTGGTGCTGCTGATGGTCGGGATGTACGGCAAGGTCGGCACCGACGAGGAGCGCGAGGCGTTCGAGAAGGCGCGTCTCGTCCTCTGA
- a CDS encoding 50S ribosomal protein L25/general stress protein Ctc encodes MSEVKISAEPRTEFGKGGARRTRRAGKVPAVLYGHGEKPKHIALPAREFAAAIRKGGANQLFAIEVSDGTQALALPKAIQRDPIKDTFEHVDLLLVRRGEKVTVDVPVQLTGEAAKDTLIVHDHDTLSVTADATKVPDHLEASIEGLEAGSQVTASDVQLPAGVELAADPELPVAAVTAAPTAEQLEATLPEVEEATEEAEAEVGEVTEGSEGAEEAPAAAGEESAEARTEA; translated from the coding sequence GTGTCCGAGGTAAAGATCAGCGCCGAGCCCCGTACCGAGTTCGGCAAGGGTGGTGCCCGTCGTACCCGCCGGGCCGGCAAGGTGCCCGCCGTGCTGTACGGCCACGGCGAGAAGCCCAAGCACATCGCGCTTCCCGCCCGGGAGTTCGCCGCGGCGATCCGTAAGGGTGGCGCCAACCAGCTCTTCGCGATCGAGGTGAGCGACGGCACCCAGGCGCTGGCGCTGCCGAAGGCGATCCAGCGTGACCCGATCAAGGACACCTTCGAGCACGTCGACCTGCTGCTGGTCCGGCGCGGCGAGAAGGTCACCGTCGACGTCCCGGTCCAGCTGACCGGTGAGGCCGCCAAGGACACCCTGATCGTGCACGACCACGACACCCTCTCGGTGACCGCCGACGCCACCAAGGTGCCGGACCACCTGGAGGCCTCGATCGAGGGCCTGGAGGCCGGCTCGCAGGTCACCGCCAGCGACGTTCAGCTGCCGGCCGGCGTCGAGCTGGCCGCCGACCCGGAGCTGCCGGTCGCCGCGGTGACCGCCGCGCCGACCGCCGAGCAGCTCGAGGCCACCCTGCCCGAGGTCGAGGAGGCCACCGAGGAGGCCGAGGCCGAGGTCGGCGAGGTCACCGAGGGCTCCGAGGGCGCCGAGGAAGCTCCGGCCGCCGCGGGCGAGGAGAGCGCCGAGGCGCGTACCGAGGCCTGA
- a CDS encoding helix-turn-helix domain-containing protein: MADPLAAGPAHPSPRRSSLPRYEAALRLRRQGRSVPEIARRVGVAPSTAYLWVRHLPLDRDSDEARARRRAHSKVMTDAQWGEYRTVRDAARAETVAKVAAWVKRLRYRELILVGAAIYWCEGAKAKPWRPNDCRLKFVNSDPMLVLLFVRFVEALGVARDALRFRVHIHETADEAAAVRWWADLVGVPPEEFQRSSLKRHRPGTTRQNVGAEYRGCLTVYVPQSSRLYWKIEGIMKGMSDVATGEGR, translated from the coding sequence ATGGCCGATCCGCTCGCCGCCGGGCCGGCGCACCCCAGCCCTCGCCGATCGTCGTTGCCGCGTTACGAGGCGGCACTCCGCCTGCGCCGGCAGGGGCGCAGCGTCCCAGAGATTGCGAGGCGGGTGGGGGTGGCCCCCTCGACGGCTTATCTGTGGGTGCGGCACCTCCCGCTCGATCGCGACTCCGACGAGGCGAGGGCGCGGCGGCGGGCGCACTCCAAGGTGATGACCGACGCGCAGTGGGGCGAGTACCGCACCGTCCGGGACGCCGCGCGGGCCGAGACGGTGGCCAAGGTCGCCGCCTGGGTCAAGCGGCTCCGCTACCGCGAGCTGATCCTGGTCGGCGCGGCGATCTACTGGTGTGAGGGCGCCAAGGCGAAACCCTGGCGGCCCAACGACTGCCGGCTCAAGTTCGTCAACAGCGACCCGATGCTGGTGTTGCTGTTCGTGCGGTTCGTCGAGGCGCTCGGCGTCGCTCGCGATGCCCTGCGGTTCCGGGTCCACATTCACGAGACCGCGGACGAGGCGGCGGCGGTGCGCTGGTGGGCCGACCTGGTCGGGGTGCCGCCCGAGGAGTTCCAGCGGTCCTCGCTCAAGCGCCACCGACCGGGGACGACGCGACAGAACGTCGGTGCGGAGTATCGGGGATGCCTCACGGTCTACGTCCCGCAGTCGAGCCGGCTCTACTGGAAGATCGAAGGGATCATGAAAGGAATGAGCGATGTCGCCACGGGGGAGGGACGCTAA
- a CDS encoding DUF4383 domain-containing protein — protein MVHFPVNHPARPIYRVLAGLVGLYILVFGVWGVALTWGGPLFARDGDWALGLRTNLAFSLASVVFGIVLIVGASRRGNLGHYMNLTAGVIFLVTSILMMSVLQTEANFLNFSMSTVVVSMIFGLLLLGTGLYDKVGTDEHAEELRQHRNHPVHETHLRRP, from the coding sequence ATGGTGCACTTTCCGGTGAACCACCCGGCGCGACCGATCTACCGGGTCCTGGCCGGGCTGGTGGGGCTCTACATCCTGGTCTTCGGCGTCTGGGGCGTCGCCCTGACCTGGGGTGGCCCGCTCTTCGCGCGCGACGGCGACTGGGCGCTCGGGCTCCGCACCAACCTCGCGTTCTCGCTGGCCTCCGTGGTGTTCGGGATCGTGCTGATCGTCGGCGCGTCCCGGCGCGGCAACCTCGGCCACTACATGAACCTGACCGCCGGCGTCATCTTCCTGGTCACCAGCATCCTCATGATGTCCGTGCTGCAGACCGAGGCCAACTTCCTCAACTTCTCGATGTCCACCGTCGTGGTGTCGATGATCTTCGGCCTGCTCCTGCTCGGCACCGGCCTGTACGACAAGGTCGGCACCGACGAGCACGCCGAGGAGCTGCGGCAGCACCGGAACCACCCGGTGCACGAGACCCACCTGCGCCGGCCCTGA
- a CDS encoding TetR/AcrR family transcriptional regulator produces MADAAGRDASAGRRRAVPAAAGKTTSRVRMSAAQRREQLISIGRQIFAERGFDATSIEEVAARAKVSKPVVYEHFGGKEGLYAVVVDREVRALLDRITTALTAGHPRELLEQAALALLTYIEEETSGFRVLVRESPLMSATGNFSSVMNDVAHQVEHILGAEFSSRGYDPKLAELYSQALVGMVALIGRWWLEVRKPRKETVAAHLVNLAWNGLSHLEAKPGLITVRGR; encoded by the coding sequence ATGGCGGACGCCGCGGGCAGGGATGCGAGCGCCGGCCGGCGGCGGGCGGTGCCAGCGGCGGCGGGCAAGACCACCTCGCGGGTACGCATGTCGGCGGCCCAGCGCCGGGAGCAGTTGATCTCGATCGGCCGGCAGATCTTCGCCGAGCGCGGGTTCGACGCCACCTCGATAGAGGAGGTGGCGGCCCGCGCCAAGGTCTCCAAGCCGGTGGTCTACGAGCACTTCGGCGGCAAGGAGGGGCTCTACGCGGTGGTGGTGGACCGGGAGGTCCGCGCCCTGCTGGACCGGATCACCACCGCGCTGACCGCCGGGCATCCGCGGGAGCTGCTGGAGCAGGCGGCGCTGGCCCTGCTGACGTACATCGAGGAGGAGACCAGCGGGTTCCGGGTGCTGGTGCGCGAGTCGCCGCTGATGTCGGCGACCGGCAATTTCAGCAGCGTGATGAACGACGTGGCGCACCAGGTGGAGCACATCCTGGGCGCGGAGTTCTCCAGCCGGGGGTACGACCCGAAGCTGGCCGAGCTCTACTCGCAGGCGCTGGTGGGCATGGTGGCGTTGATCGGCCGCTGGTGGCTGGAGGTGCGCAAGCCGCGCAAGGAGACGGTGGCCGCGCACCTGGTGAACCTGGCCTGGAACGGGTTGTCGCACCTGGAGGCCAAGCCGGGCCTGATCACGGTGCGGGGGCGCTGA